From one Pedobacter faecalis genomic stretch:
- a CDS encoding MutS-related protein has protein sequence MTFFKTDKQTLDDLNIFGRQGSDSVYSIFNRCATRGGAAVLEEMFRYPLANETSIKRRCGIIQYFSSLEAPFPFPLASFDAIEPYLANTDERTRISAQNRTIGAKLGNLIAVNTETSIIHQGITALAELLKTLYDFVSSLNLSGDDGYYTEAREIVALLKDQVFHPVLNQPEGKLAEETLSSYDGVFRFSHKDTVQKLLRYIYHLDVYLAAGKVARERKLCFPSLVASVDCTTIEGLYHPLVQNAVPNSVQIDGENNVIFLTGANMAGKSTFMKSLGIAMFLAHMGFPVAAKRMEFSVMDGIFTNINLPDNLSMGASHFYAEVLRLKKIAKELASGAKLFVVFDELFRGTNVKDAYEATLAITSAFARKRNGMFVISTHIIEAGQVLREKHQNIRFIYLPTLMQGSKPVYTYRLEEGITDDRHGMLIINNERIIEILEAGIKIHNNI, from the coding sequence ATGACGTTTTTCAAAACAGATAAGCAAACGCTGGACGACCTCAACATTTTTGGACGGCAGGGAAGCGATTCCGTATATTCAATCTTTAACCGCTGCGCTACACGAGGTGGCGCAGCGGTTCTTGAAGAAATGTTCCGGTACCCCCTGGCAAATGAAACATCCATAAAGCGTCGCTGTGGCATCATCCAGTATTTTTCAAGCCTTGAAGCACCATTCCCTTTCCCGCTTGCAAGTTTCGACGCCATAGAGCCATACCTGGCCAACACGGATGAGCGGACCAGGATTTCTGCCCAGAACCGTACCATTGGGGCTAAGCTCGGCAACCTGATTGCAGTCAATACGGAAACATCGATCATTCATCAGGGGATTACGGCTTTGGCTGAGCTGCTTAAAACCCTATACGATTTTGTTTCGTCCTTAAATCTGAGCGGGGACGACGGTTACTATACTGAGGCCAGGGAGATAGTCGCGCTCTTGAAAGACCAGGTGTTTCATCCGGTTCTAAACCAACCGGAGGGAAAGTTGGCCGAAGAAACTTTATCCAGTTATGACGGTGTTTTCCGTTTTAGCCACAAGGATACCGTGCAAAAATTACTCAGATACATTTACCATCTGGATGTATACCTCGCGGCAGGTAAAGTTGCCAGGGAGCGGAAACTCTGCTTTCCCTCCCTTGTAGCTTCAGTCGACTGTACGACAATCGAGGGCCTGTATCATCCCCTGGTCCAAAATGCAGTACCAAACTCCGTACAGATTGATGGAGAAAACAACGTGATCTTCCTAACCGGAGCCAATATGGCGGGGAAGTCTACTTTCATGAAGTCGCTGGGCATTGCCATGTTTCTTGCACATATGGGTTTCCCGGTAGCTGCTAAACGCATGGAATTCTCTGTAATGGACGGGATTTTCACCAACATTAACCTGCCCGACAACCTTAGTATGGGGGCCAGCCACTTTTATGCAGAGGTTCTGAGGTTAAAAAAAATAGCCAAAGAACTGGCCAGTGGAGCTAAGTTGTTCGTCGTATTCGACGAGCTTTTCAGGGGCACTAACGTTAAAGACGCCTATGAAGCCACTTTAGCCATCACGAGCGCTTTTGCCCGCAAGCGAAATGGTATGTTCGTCATATCGACGCACATCATCGAAGCAGGCCAGGTATTGCGTGAAAAGCACCAGAACATCCGGTTCATCTATCTGCCCACCCTGATGCAAGGTTCTAAGCCTGTTTATACATACAGGCTGGAAGAGGGTATTACGGACGACCGGCATGGCATGCTGATCATTAATAACGAACGGATAATTGAGATACTTGAGGCAGGAATAAAGATCCATAACAACATATAA
- a CDS encoding ABC transporter ATP-binding protein, whose amino-acid sequence MKESIIKIEHLSHRYSSSWAIRDINMEINHSGIVGLLGSNGAGKSTTMNILCGALNQTEGKVYINGIDIREQPELAKRHIGFLPQTPPLYMDLTVDEYLKYCAELRLIPRNKIRSAVDEAKERCGIAHFSSRLIGNLSGGYRQRVGIAQAIIHHPKVVVLDEPTNGLDPNQIIEVRALIKEISADRLVIFSSHILTEVQVLCKDIKMIEGGRIVFSDTMDAFNNYAEPHSLLLSMENPPIAEELLRIEGATKVEFITGRQLRLHFSGDQEITERVIAASMQNGWKLREISIDKSALDEIFKQLSAKSS is encoded by the coding sequence TTGAAAGAGAGTATCATTAAAATAGAACATCTGTCGCATCGCTATAGCAGTTCCTGGGCCATTCGCGACATCAATATGGAAATCAACCATAGCGGCATCGTAGGCCTGCTGGGTTCCAATGGTGCGGGCAAATCGACCACCATGAATATCCTGTGTGGTGCGCTCAACCAGACCGAGGGAAAGGTATACATCAACGGTATCGATATCCGTGAGCAACCCGAACTGGCCAAACGGCATATCGGTTTCCTGCCCCAAACCCCGCCCCTGTACATGGACCTTACGGTAGATGAATACCTGAAGTACTGCGCAGAACTGCGGTTAATCCCCCGCAACAAGATCCGGTCGGCCGTCGACGAGGCCAAGGAACGCTGCGGTATTGCGCATTTCAGCAGCAGGCTGATCGGCAATTTGTCGGGCGGGTACCGGCAGCGGGTGGGCATAGCCCAGGCCATCATCCATCACCCCAAAGTAGTGGTGCTAGATGAGCCCACCAATGGACTTGATCCCAACCAGATCATCGAGGTAAGAGCGCTGATCAAGGAGATCTCAGCCGACCGCCTAGTTATTTTCTCCTCCCATATCTTAACCGAAGTGCAGGTGCTTTGCAAAGACATCAAAATGATCGAAGGCGGCAGGATCGTGTTTTCCGACACCATGGATGCCTTCAATAACTATGCAGAGCCACACAGCCTGCTGCTCAGTATGGAAAACCCACCAATTGCCGAAGAACTATTGCGTATAGAAGGCGCAACAAAGGTTGAATTTATTACCGGGCGGCAGCTCCGTCTGCATTTCAGTGGCGACCAGGAGATTACCGAGCGGGTCATTGCCGCCAGCATGCAGAACGGCTGGAAACTGAGGGAAATCAGTATCGATAAGAGTGCCCTCGACGAGATCTTTAAACAACTATCGGCCAAATCTTCATAA
- a CDS encoding Gldg family protein codes for MNMIFKVARTEIKTLFYSPIAWFLMVVFLIQCALAYLKVLDYFTGMQERGGPNLDYLAPLTFNIFSEPRGGMFNKVMQNLYLYIPLLTMGLISREINGGTIKLLYSSPVKVSEIIFGKYLAMVIYSLVLIGIVGIFIVAGAFHISGVDYGLLVSAVLGFFLLLCAYSAIGLFMSCLTTYQVVAAVSTFVMIGILSYIGTLWQEYDFFRDITYFLSLSGRTNHMLNGLITTKDLIYFLIIIYIFLGLSIYKLRAGRESKSALFKAGRYVGVVLSALVVGYISSRPGMIGYLDTTAGKTNTLSPQVQKIVKDFGKDELEVTLYNNLLDNYSYLGMPSGRNRFLAMWERYVRFKPDIKFNYVMYYDEPLDAAYMMQAYKGKSLKEIAEMNAKSSKIDLSRFKTPEEISKVVDLKPELNRFVMQLKYKDKTTFLRIFKDMMIFPSETEFSAAFKRLQQARIPKIAFLSGNLERSINKSGDREYENLTNLKTFRHALINQGFDVDTISVAGDEVPAWVSTLVIADPKTDLPATTLSAVQRYIDKGGNLLIMGEPGKQQVLNPLLKQFGVQLIDGVVAQPSSDLAPDLVLNALTPQAATFTRSALKIYADTIPVSTPGVTGLTYSTGGAYTIKPLLVTSKDKSWLKKGKMVADSADIVFSPQDGDEKISLATALSLTRKVQGKEQRVVITGDADLMSNSELRRYNVKTSNFVFNTAVFSWLSYGEFPIDASRPDAKDNRLLVSSEQVSLLNILFVWVLPALVLVAGSILLIRRKRK; via the coding sequence ATGAACATGATATTTAAAGTTGCTAGAACAGAGATCAAAACCCTGTTTTACTCTCCTATTGCCTGGTTTTTAATGGTCGTATTTCTGATCCAGTGCGCGCTGGCCTATCTCAAAGTACTCGATTATTTTACCGGCATGCAGGAAAGAGGCGGACCCAACCTAGATTATCTGGCGCCGCTTACGTTCAACATCTTTTCAGAGCCCCGCGGGGGGATGTTCAATAAAGTGATGCAGAACTTATACCTCTACATCCCTTTGCTCACCATGGGCCTCATCAGCCGAGAAATTAACGGTGGCACCATCAAGCTGCTGTATTCCTCACCCGTCAAAGTCAGCGAAATCATTTTTGGAAAGTACCTCGCTATGGTAATATACAGTCTCGTGCTGATCGGCATCGTCGGTATTTTCATTGTAGCGGGTGCGTTTCATATTTCCGGGGTCGATTATGGCCTGCTCGTCTCAGCCGTGCTCGGCTTTTTCCTGCTGCTTTGTGCGTATTCCGCCATCGGCTTATTTATGTCCTGCCTCACCACCTACCAGGTGGTGGCGGCGGTCAGCACCTTCGTCATGATCGGTATTCTGAGTTATATCGGTACACTCTGGCAGGAGTACGACTTTTTCAGGGACATCACCTATTTCCTCTCCCTGTCGGGCCGAACCAACCATATGCTCAACGGACTAATCACCACAAAAGATCTGATCTACTTCCTGATCATTATCTATATTTTCCTTGGGCTGAGTATATACAAACTCCGGGCAGGCCGCGAATCTAAGTCGGCCCTATTCAAAGCAGGACGCTATGTAGGCGTAGTGCTCTCTGCACTTGTGGTCGGCTATATTTCTTCCCGTCCGGGCATGATCGGCTATCTCGATACCACAGCCGGTAAAACGAATACGTTAAGTCCGCAGGTCCAGAAGATCGTAAAGGATTTCGGAAAAGATGAACTGGAAGTCACATTGTACAACAACCTGCTCGACAACTACAGCTACCTCGGCATGCCCTCAGGGCGCAATCGCTTTCTGGCCATGTGGGAGCGTTACGTCAGGTTCAAACCCGACATCAAATTCAATTACGTGATGTATTACGACGAGCCCCTCGATGCCGCCTATATGATGCAGGCCTACAAGGGCAAGTCGCTCAAAGAGATCGCCGAAATGAACGCTAAGAGTTCCAAGATCGACCTAAGCCGGTTTAAAACCCCTGAAGAGATCAGCAAGGTGGTCGACCTGAAGCCGGAACTGAACCGTTTTGTGATGCAGCTGAAGTACAAGGACAAAACCACCTTCCTCCGTATCTTCAAGGACATGATGATCTTTCCCTCCGAGACTGAATTTTCCGCAGCCTTCAAGCGTTTGCAACAGGCCAGAATACCTAAAATCGCTTTTCTAAGCGGCAACCTGGAGCGGAGTATTAATAAGAGCGGCGACCGGGAGTACGAGAACCTGACCAACCTTAAAACCTTCCGCCACGCGCTAATCAACCAAGGCTTTGATGTAGACACGATATCGGTAGCCGGGGACGAAGTCCCGGCCTGGGTTTCCACGCTGGTTATTGCCGACCCGAAAACTGACCTGCCGGCCACCACCTTGTCGGCCGTCCAACGATATATCGATAAGGGCGGCAACCTGCTCATCATGGGTGAGCCCGGCAAGCAGCAGGTGCTGAACCCGTTGCTTAAGCAGTTCGGCGTGCAGCTGATCGATGGGGTAGTTGCACAGCCGAGCAGCGATCTGGCACCCGATCTGGTGCTGAATGCGCTTACCCCCCAGGCGGCTACATTTACCCGTAGTGCCCTGAAGATCTATGCAGACACCATACCTGTTTCAACACCTGGTGTAACGGGACTAACCTACAGCACAGGAGGAGCGTATACGATCAAACCTCTGCTTGTCACCAGTAAAGATAAAAGCTGGCTGAAGAAAGGAAAAATGGTCGCCGATTCGGCCGATATTGTTTTTTCTCCTCAGGATGGAGACGAAAAGATTTCCCTTGCGACAGCACTTTCGCTGACCCGCAAGGTGCAAGGCAAAGAGCAGCGGGTTGTCATTACAGGAGATGCCGACCTGATGAGCAATTCAGAGCTGCGCCGCTATAATGTCAAGACCTCCAATTTTGTATTTAATACGGCGGTCTTCAGTTGGCTCAGCTACGGAGAATTTCCTATTGATGCGTCAAGGCCGGATGCGAAAGATAATCGTCTTCTCGTAAGCTCCGAGCAGGTAAGCCTATTAAATATTCTCTTTGTCTGGGTGTTACCTGCTCTTGTTTTGGTTGCAGGAAGCATTTTGCTGATCAGGAGAAAGCGGAAATAA